The Patagioenas fasciata isolate bPatFas1 chromosome 3, bPatFas1.hap1, whole genome shotgun sequence genome contains a region encoding:
- the RSAD2 gene encoding S-adenosylmethionine-dependent nucleotide dehydratase RSAD2: protein MSLGALCRLPLALARALLAALCGQLGALCWNLAPLSLSLSLPLPGWRRVSAPRPTTPAGMRREQDDWSPTPTSVNYHFTRQCNYKCGFCFHTAKTSFVLPLEEAKRGLAMLKEAGMEKINFSGGEPFLQDRGEFVGKLVQFCKQELKLPSVSIVSNGSLIREQWFKKYGEYLDILAISCDSFDEDVNALIGRGQGKKSHVENLHKLRQWCREYAVAFKINSVINRFNVEEDMNEQIKALNPMRWKVFQCLLIEGENSGEDALREAEKFVISDEDFERFLDRHKDVSCLVPESNKKMRDSYLILDEYMHFLNCRNGRKEPSRSILDVGIEAAIKFSGFDEKMFLKRGGKYVWSKADMKLDW, encoded by the exons ATGTCCCTGGGCGCGCTGTGCCGCCTGCCGCTGGCGCTGGCGCGGGCGTTGCTGGCCGCGCTGTGCGGACAGCTGGGTGCGCTGTGCTGGAACCTGGCGCccctctccctgtccctgtccctgccactGCCTGGCTGGCGGCGGGTCTCGGCCCCCCGGCCCACCACTCCGGCGGGCATGCGGCGGGAGCAGGACGACTGGTCCCCGACGCCCACCAGCGTCAATTACCACTTCACCCGGCAGTGCAACTACAAGTGCGGCTTCTGCTTCCACACGGCCAAAACCTCCTTCGTGCTGCCCCTGGAGGAGGCCAAGAGGGGGCTGGCGATGCTCAAGGAGGCGG GAATGGAGAAAATAAACTTCTCAGGAGGAGAACCCTTTCTTCAGGACAGAGGCGAATTTGTAGGCAAACTGGTCCAGTTTTGCAAGCAAGAGTTGAAGCTACCAAGTGTCAGCATTGTTAGTAACGGCAGCCTGATTAGAGAACAGTGGTTCAAGAAATACG GTGAATATTTAGACATTCTGGCAATTTCATGTGATAGTTTTGATGAGGATGTCAACGCTTTAATTGGCCGTGGTCAAGGAAAGAAGAGCCATGTGGAAAATCTACATAAACTGAGACAGTGGTGCCGAGAGTATGCTgttgctttcaaaataaattcaGTGATCAACAGATTTAATGTTGAGGAAGATATGAATGAGCAGATCAAGGCACTTAACCCCATGCGCTGGAAG GTGTTCCAATGCCTGCTCATCGAAGGGGAGAACAGTGGTGAGGATGCCCTGAGAGAAGCAGAGAAATTTGTTATCAGTGATGAAGACTTCGAACGATTCCTGGATCGCCACAAAGATGTCTCCTGTTTGGTACCAGAATCTAACAAGAAG ATGAGGGATTCATACCTCATTCTGGATGAATAC ATGCATTTTCTAAACTGTAGAAACGGACGGAAAGAGCCTTCCAGGTCTATCCTAGATGTTGGCATAGAAGCAGCTATTAAATTCAGTGGATTTGATGAGAAGATGTTcctaaaaagaggaggaaagtatGTGTGGAGTAAAGCAGACATGAAACTGGACTGGTAA